The genome window GGCGGCTCCATGGGCACGGCCTCGTACATCCTGGCCGGCACGGCGGGGAGTGAGCAGTTGGCGTACAGCTCCGCCTGCCACGGCGCCGGGCGGGCCATGAGTCGCCATGCCGCCACTAAACGTTGGCGCGGTCGCGAGGTGATGGATGTACTGGCGGGGCGCGGCATTATGATCCGCAGTCCCAGTCAGCGCGGCGTCGCCGAGGAGGCGCCGGGTGCTTATAAAGACGTCGCGGCCGTGGTGGAAGCCGCCGATGCCGGCGGCCTGGCCACGACGGTGGCACGGCTGGAACCCTTGGTGTGTGTCAAGGGATAGTCCCATCACCCTATTCAACTGGCGGCATCAAGCGGTACGCGATCTGGCCTGGGTAATGGCCAGTCCCTCATTGCTGGCCCAACAGGCCGAGCCGTACGCCGGCGACAAGGTGTCGGACCGTTGGTGCCGCCAAGTCTATGCCCAACACGGCGCCTGGTTAATGCAGTTGGACGCCGCGCCCGCACCGTTACATCACTGGTTGGCACGCAATCAAAGCCCTTTGCTGGGTCGGTATTTCGAATCCTTGCTGGCGTTCTGGGTTCGGCAGCTGCCCGATTGCGAGCTATTGGCGCAAAACCTAATCGTCGAACGGCTCGGTCGGCACAGCGGCGAGTTTGATCTTTTATGGCGCGATCCCGCCGGTCAAATGATTCATTGGGAGGCGGCGGTCAAGTTTTATCTGCGTTATGACCGGCATGAGCTGCAGTGGCTCGGACCCAATCCGCGTGACTCCCTGCGCGGCAAGCTGAATAAACTTTTCACGCGGCAACTCCATTTGCATCGCCAGCCGGCGGCGCGGCGGCTGTTGCAGGCGCGCTTCGGAACCGCGCAGATCAAGCCCCGGGCCTTTGTTAAGGGCTATCTGTTTTATCCTTATCATGGCGATTGGCGTGCGCCGCAAATTGCGCCGGCCGGTGTGTCGCGCACGCATCTCAGAGGCTGGTGGTGTCGCCATGCCGAAATGCGCGAGCGTGTGTCGCACAGCAGCCGCTTCGATGCCCGCTGGTGTGTGTTGTCCCGTTTGCAACGCCTGTCGCCTGCCTATCGGCCGGACACCGTGGGCAGTATGACGGCGGCCGAGTTGCTGAATTATCTTGACGCCCATTTCGCCCAACATTTCCAGGCGGTGCTGATTGCGGAGTTGGATGCCTGTGAGCAGGGTTGGTGCGAAACATCGCGCGGATTCGTGGTGAATCCGCATTGGCCTGATGGCGAGGCAAGGACCGCGGCGCAAGCTTGACCAATAGGCCGCATGGACTAACCTAATGCTGGATATGAGCGCAAGGACGCGCCGATCATTACTTTCAGGCCAGGGGGGGATATGGGGACACGTCAGGGAAACGGCGGGGGCTCGGCGGCGCACACGGATACGGTTTCGATTTTAATTGTGGATGATGATCCGGATATTTGCTGCTTTATCAGCACTATGTTGTCCGGCAATGATTATCAGGTCGATTGCGCTATGGACGGCGTGAGCGCCATGGCCACAATACTCCGAAACGAGCCCGATCTCATTTGTCTGGATATGTACCTGCCCGATATCAGCGGCCTGGAGCTGTTGCGCCTGATTCGCGCCGAGGCGGCCAACAGCCAAATCCCCATCGTTATGATCACCGTCGATGCCGAGCGCGACCTCAAGCTGCACTGTCTGGAGAGCGGCGCGGATGAGTTTCTCAACAAACCGCTGGACTATGCCGAGTTGAGCGTGCGCATGGCCAATCTGTTGCGGGCCAAACGTTATAACGATTTACTCAAACATTACAGCGCCAGTTTGGAGGACGAGGTCAGGCAGAAGACCGACGACATCCGGCGCTATTGCATCGACACGGTGATGACCCTGACGCGCGCCGCCGAGTTTCGCGATGAAAACACCGGCTGCCATGTGGCGCGTATCAGTCACTATGCACGCGAGTTGGCACAACGTCTGGGGATGGGGGAGGAATTTTGCGAGCAGATTTTCTACGCCAGCCCCATGCATGACATCGGCAAGCTGGCGATACCGGATAACATTTTGCTGAAACGCGGCGGCCTGTCGGGTGCCGAGTGGGATGTAATGAAGACGCACACCAGCATGGGCAAGCAAATCCTCAGCGGTCACGGCAGTCCGTATCTGGAAATGGGGCAGCAGATCGCTGAGAGTCACCACGAATACTGGGACGGTTCGGGTTATCCTCAGGCGCTTGCCGGTGCGGCCATTCCTCTGGCGGCACGCATCGTTACCTTGTGCGATGTGTACGATGCCCTGCGCAGCAAGCGGCCTTACAAGCCCGACTACAGTCATCACCGCGCGCTTGAGCTGATGCGGCGCGGAGACGAGCGGACTTACCCCGAGCAGTTTGATCCGGAAGTGCTGAATGCCTTTGCCGCCATCAGCGGCAGGTTCGACGAGATCTTCGTCGAGTCGCAGCGCGACAGCGAGTTCACTAGCCGAATTTCACAGTTACCCTGATAGGGCTCAGGCCAGGCTGGCCTCTAACCCGCGGGCGTAGTCTTCCAGTGCTTTGAGCACCTTCAATTCTGTGTCGGTGCGCTCCGCCATTTGACTCAGGCGGGTCAGCTCGGCGAGGTAGGCGCCCACATCGAGACGTGTCTGTCTGAAGGTCTGCCAGCGTTGTTGCTCCGCTTCGGTAAGCGTTTCGGGCCAGTTGCGGGCGCGCATGCGAAACAGCATTTCGGGCAGGCGGCTGTCGTTGAAAGGCGGTTGGTAGCCGACCAGGTCTTGCGGCGCCATGCTGTGGATGTGGCGCATGCGCTCCTTGTCATCATCATTGAAGAAGGGGCCACCGTAGAGCATCTCATCGGGGTCGGTGCGTTTTTCGAATTCGGTTTCGCTCATGACCTTCTGGATCTTTTTCGCCAGGCCCGGCTGGCCGCGAATGATTTCCAGGTGGGTGCGGCAGACATTGAGGTCAATGCCGTATTTCTTGGCCGCCTTGCCGTCCAGGGTCATGAACGGCGCAATTACGGGGCACTTGTTGACGTGCACGGTCTTGAGCGGGATGCGCGCCACGCCTTCAGCTAGATCTTCATTGCGGGTGAATAGGCGTTCGTGAATCTTGGCCGGACTGAGATTGAGCAGGTCTTGCGGATCGGCGCTGAGGTCGTAGACGATAATGCCGTTCTTGTTGATCGGGTGCTGGGCCACCGGCACCACCACCGCCATATTGCCCTTTTCCACCGGGTACATGCCGGAGACGTGAATCACCGGCTTTTGTTCGCGCAGATTGAGCAGCTTGAAAAGTTTGTTCTTGCTGCGGTTGTTAAAGGCGAAATCGAACAGCTTGGGTTGTTGCTGTTTGATCAATTTGGCCACGGCAATGGTGGCGTAGACATCGGAGAGGGCGTCATGGGCGGATTCGTGACTGATGCCGTTGGCCACGGTTAGATCCTCCA of Candidatus Tenderia electrophaga contains these proteins:
- a CDS encoding exonuclease I, with amino-acid sequence MNNSATPTFYWYDYEAFGLNPMSDRLAQFAGIRTDMDLNIIGEPVMMYCKPANDFLPNPSSCLITGITPQKALAEGLPEAEFIQRINQEFSQANTCVLGYNNLRFDDEFTRHTLYRNLFDPYAREWQNGCSRWDLLDLVRATRSLRPEGIEWPVNDEGRPSVRLEDLTVANGISHESAHDALSDVYATIAVAKLIKQQQPKLFDFAFNNRSKNKLFKLLNLREQKPVIHVSGMYPVEKGNMAVVVPVAQHPINKNGIIVYDLSADPQDLLNLSPAKIHERLFTRNEDLAEGVARIPLKTVHVNKCPVIAPFMTLDGKAAKKYGIDLNVCRTHLEIIRGQPGLAKKIQKVMSETEFEKRTDPDEMLYGGPFFNDDDKERMRHIHSMAPQDLVGYQPPFNDSRLPEMLFRMRARNWPETLTEAEQQRWQTFRQTRLDVGAYLAELTRLSQMAERTDTELKVLKALEDYARGLEASLA